In the Takifugu flavidus isolate HTHZ2018 chromosome 11, ASM371156v2, whole genome shotgun sequence genome, one interval contains:
- the pcnx2 gene encoding pecanex-like protein 1 isoform X1, producing the protein MGSQVVQTLRQGVWASLTGGWYHDPDQNKFNNSCHLYLWLFFLMMPLSLHLALPPTTMALSIYCTFTTIFFILIKLANYRLHLMFDEGEAVVCNSLSDLSKGPDKKSNASDSCVPASVRKSSTVPDSVAMMMLAQKHSSPVIQVTIKQTETNPGLIGVESSKSSEVEKIPEGAADPPLGLIGKKGQDAILGQAEPVRTSPDDLSGPNSNRTDHLLQVQQTNPQEDDSQPQSAEKMDTGTMVDGKEASDHERRAGREQRRVVEEEVGEDDQAAGVEMADESLPLSKGSDDEAEEESEGRKEPPDANNNSMETTQNCQDNFITIPEITEQVDQEEETYCSDEIEVVLVDNSGPGPAPSALNDCDTVKIIITMSCDPQTAAQLEESVKQRLLENTQKDAGEGHINIPVITFDSPEEEMLDQEEGDGGSEDDSTLRQTTSQSEEFHLCRETASSECLDTDRRHADWPRTSDSTAGPQLTNDNSSSGIDVPSDADNVDAPVPNVDIRGFLRLPPTLGRCGPGGRTHIRGLSMDSGKDAVLLSDHSHHTATMTTSKSDLEAKEGQPPNESNFLEFVSLLGSLSTRAGGSSMQEEEAECKEENEAESKQAENVTVTIRPAETISEPKAERPKPPSSLLTDTLQASAPKQIPIVSPDSPQTDREKDPDYDSLPSQTSQSESSMLQVICRPEATNKEEAYTFHTVHRDRPRKLYAERALNLPLGAELITGNMCDLLSTSSNSEGQDAAAGAHADCPFQRRIIPAHRLRPRRTHPEIFQEEDSLDDSSDTSTQEKPSRKIYYKLRLYPGKWINVLFDRLTLIALLDRNPTVLENLLAVFMAFLVSFLGFVLLNHGCFKDFWVFQFCLVIASCQYSLLKSVQPDAASPTHGHNQLVAYGRAAYFCIFCALIWLLEQLLRRNDLPVSTLYGFTIVCHDTLHFIRDLLVGFTYCFPITFLVGLFPQINTFTIYLLEQIDMHLLGGTAATSLISAVYSLLRSLVAMALLYGFCFGALKEPWDEQHTPALFSGFCGLLVVFSYHLSRQSSDPSVLLSLVKSKIMPVLAESEEEEDGDMDCKDPLPEKLQSSMKEILLSDVVVCSVAYILTFAITASTVFLSLKPFVTIVLYALATTVGFVTHYLIPQLRKHHPWLWISHPVLKTKEYHQFEPREDAVLMWFERLHVGLLCFEKYVVYPAIVLSALTNDGFALSHRKKLGIHCDVLLTTVAGLKLLRSSFCDPSFQFITLLFTLIFFHFDCPHASESFLLDFFIMSILFHKMRELLLKLHFILVYIAPWQIAWGSAFHAFAQPFAVPHSAMLLLQTLLTTIFYTPLAPFLGSAIFISSYPRPIKFWERNYNTKRIDNSNCRLVSQVDKETGCDDSNLNSIFYEYLTRSLQHSLCGDLMLGRWGNYSSGDCFILASDYLNALVHLIEIGNGLVTFQLRGLEFRGTYCQQREVEAITEGVEEDDACCCCEPGHFPHMLSCNAAFNLRWLAWEVVATKYLLEGYSISENNAATMLQVYDLRKLLITYYLKCIIYYLINSPQLSTWLADATIQETLQSYTKWHHIERDPQVFSVKIDEDYVHCLQGVTRASFCNVYLEWIQYCTGKMETPVDSDEDSPLVTLCYALSVLGRRSLGTASHNMSNSLESFLYGFNTLFKGDFRIATKDEWVFADLDLLQKVVAPAVRMSLKLHQDHFTCLEETEEASILYEAITNYRSSLVICHESDPAWRKAVLSSRDTLLTLRHVIDDGTDEYKIIMLYKRHLSFKVIKINKECVRGLWAGQQQELVFLRNRNPERGSIQNSKQALRNMVNSSCDQPLGYPMYVSPLTTSYAGTHRTLRSIGGGALSLDVIRSWLCSKWLRILCVCACVHRVRKDNLTSCNSGVNMEDVDCGAGGSSSLSHNRPSSVMSNSLSLYQHRTRASPHRRRHHNTARREYRSRSVQPQSQRPPVTSQSGPILDSGASHGLVQRLSNSQLSFNTSIASIFSQVPRLSGASGISSQLQTAQQQQQRSSQVSSSSSTLSLLFGKRSFSSGLVISGLSAAEGGNTTDTQSSSSVNIAVGPSHRSSSRATQWTSELYENIDATYSDAAATVKEAMKESGDRPCSQSLEKTQDQDSGSAAAETPEHRDTSDT; encoded by the exons GCTCTACCCCCTACCACCATGGCTTTGAGTATCTACTgcaccttcaccaccatcttcttcatcctcatcaagCTGGCCAATTATCGGCTTCATCTCATGTTTGACGAAGGCGAGGCAGTGGTCTGCAACAGCCTCTCTGACCTCAGCAAAGGTCCAGACAAGAAAAGTAATGCCTCAGACTCCTGTGTGCCTGCCAGCGTCAG GAAGAGCAGCACGGTTCCTGACAGTGTTGCCATGATGATGCTGGCTCAGAAACACTCCAGTCCTGTGATCCAGGTGACCATTAAACAGACTGAAACCAACCCAGGGCTAATTGGGGTG GAGTCTTCAAAGTCATCAGAGGTGGAGAAGATTCCAGAAGGTGCTGCTGATCCTCCTCTGGGTTTAATTGGAAAAAAag GACAGGACGCAATCCTTGGTCAGGCAGAACCTGTGAGAACTTCTCCAGATGACCTCTCCGGCCCAAATTCCAACCGAACCGaccacctgctgcaggttcagcagaCCAACCCCCAAGAAGATGACAGTCAGCCCCAATCTGCAGAGAAAATGGACACAGGCACGATGGTAGACGGCAAAGAAGCATCAGATCATGAAAGAAGAGcagggagagagcagaggagggttGTAGAGGAGGAAGTGGGTGAAGATGACCAGGCTGCAGGTGTGGAAATGGCAGACGAGAGCCTGCCTCTATCCAAGGGAAGCGAtgatgaggctgaggaggagagtgagggcCGAAAGGAGCCCCCAGATGCCAACAATAATTCCATGGAGACAACTCAAAACTGCCAGGACAATTTCATCACCATTCCAGAAATCACCGAACAA GTGGACCAAGAAGAGGAAACATACTGTTCGGATGAAATCGAAGTGGTTCTGGTAGACAACTCTGGTCCTGGGCCCGCTCCGTCTGCCCTGAATGACTGTGATACTGTCAAAATCATCATCACTATGAGCTGCGACCCTCAGACAGCtgctcagctggaggagagcgtAAAGCAGAGGCTCCTCGAAAACACGCAG AAAGATGCAGGAGAGGGCCACATCAACATCCCTGTCATCACATTTGACTCCCCTGAGGAGGAGATGTTAGatcaggaggagggagatggaggctCAGAGGATGACTCCACCCTGAGACAGACCACCAGCCAAAGTGAGGAGTTCCACCTGTGCAGAGAGACGGCCAGTTCTGAATGCTTAGACACGGACCGGAGACACGCTGATTGGCCGAGGACCAGTGACAGCACAGCCGGCCCTCAGCTGACCAATGACAACAGCTCATCGGGTATCGACGTCCCTTCAGATGCAGATAATGTGGATGCCCCAGTGCCAAATGTGGATATACGTGGTTTTCTGCGTCTGCCGCCTACATTGGGCCGCTGTGGGCCTGGAGGAAGGACTCACATCCGCGGGCTCAGCATGGACAGTGGGAAagatgctgtgctgctgtcCGATCACTCCCATCACACC GCCACCATGACAACCTCCAAGTCAGACCTGGAAGCAAAGGAGGGACAACCTCCAAATGAATCCAACTTCTTGGAATTTGTTTCCTTATTGGGCTCCCTCAGTACCCGGGCCGGAGGGTCCAGCAtgcaagaggaggaggcagagtgcaaagaggaaaatgaagcTGAATCAAAACAAGCAG AAAATGTGACTGTGACTATCAGACCTGCTGAAACAATATCAGAGCCCAAAGCAGAGAGACCCAAACCACCATCCAGTCTCCTTACCGACACGTTACAGGCCTCCGCACCCAAACAAATCCCAATAGTCTCACCTGACAG tccacagacggacagagagaAGGACCCAGACTACGATTCTCTGCCCTCACAAACCTCGCAGTCAGAGAGCTCCATGCTGCAGGTCATCTGCAGACCAGAAGCTACAAACAAAGAGGAGGCCTACACCTTCCATACTGTGCACA GGGACCGGCCGCGTAAACTCTATGCAGAGAGGGCCCTGAACCTGCCTCTCGGAGCTGAGCTCATCACTGGCAACATGTG cGACCTGCTGTCAACGTCTTCAAATTCCGAGGGTCAGGATGCCGCTGCCGGCGCTCACGCCGACTGCCCCTTTCAGCGCCGCATCATTCCAGcacacaggctccgcccccgcaGGACACACCCCGAGATTTTCCAG GAGGAGGACTCTTTGGATGATTCCTCGGACACTTCCACCCAGGAGAAACCAAGCAGGAAGATTTATTACAAACTCAGACTTTATCCTGGGAAGTGGATCAATGTGTTATTTGACCGACTCACCCTGATTGCCCTCCTGGACAG AAATCCAACTGTTCTGGAAAATCTACTTGCGGTCTTCATGGCCTTTCTAGTGTCCTTCCTGGGTTTTGTGCTCCTCAATCACGGCTGCTTCAAAGATTTCTGGGTATTCCAGTTCTGCTTGGTCATTGCCAGCTGCCAATATTCCTTACTGAAG AGTGTCCAACCGGACGCAGCTTCTCCCACACAT GGTCACAACCAGCTGGTGGCCTACGGTCGAGCAGCTTACTTCTGCATCTTCTGCGCTCTGATCTGGCTGTTGGAGCAACTGCTGAGGAGGAATGATCTGCCTGTCTCCACCCTGTACGGATTCACCATCGTCTGCCATGACACGCTGCACTTCATCCGGGACCTGCTCGTGG GTTTCACCTACTGCTTCCCCATCACTTTCCTGGTGGGTCTTTTTCCTCAGATCAACACTTTCACCATCTACCTGCTGGAGCAGATTGACATGCACCTTCTTGGAGGGACAG CTGCTACGAGTCTGATCTCTGCGGTGTACAGCCTTCTTCGCAGCCTGGTCGCCATGGCCCTGCTCTACGGTTTCTGCTTTGGAGCTCTTAAG GAGCCGTGGGATGAGCAGCACACGCCTGCTCTGTTCTCGGGGTTCTGTGGCCTGTTGGTAGTCTTCTCCTACCACTTGAGCCGACAGAGCAGCGACCCCTCGGTGCTGCT GTCTCTGGTCAAATCAAAGATCATGCCCGTATTGGCagagagcgaggaagaggaagatggagacaTGGACTGTAAAGATCCGCTGCCTGAGAAGCTGCAGAGCTCGATG AAGGAGATTCTGCTCTCAGATGTAGTTGTGTGCTCTGTTGCCTACATCCTGACCTTTGCCATCACTGCGAGTACCGTATTTCTCTCTCTCAAG CCTTTTGTCACCATCGTGCTGTACGCTCTGGCCACAACGGTGGGGTTTGTCACCCACTACCTGATCCCTCAGTTGCGGAAGCATCACCCATGGTTGTGGATCTCTCATCCAGTCCTCAAGACCAAGGAGTACCATCAGTTTGAGCCCAGAG AGGATGCCGTGTTGATGTGGTTTGAGCGTCTGCACGTTGGGCTGCTGTGCTTTGAGAAGTACGTCGTGTATCCCGCCATCGTGTTGAGCGCGCTCACCAATGACGGCTTCGCCCTCAGTCACCGCAAGAAGCTGGGAATCCA CTGCGATGTTCTCCTGACGACGGTTGCCGGGCTGAAACTCCTGCGCTCGTCGTTCTGTGACCCCAGCTTCCAGTTCATCACTCTTCTCTTCACGCTCATCTTTTTCCACTTCGACTGCCCGCATGCCTCAGAGAGCTTCCTGCTGGACTTCTTCATCATGTCTATCCTCTTTCACAAG ATGCGTGAGCTGTTGCTGAAGCTCCACTTCATCCTGGTTTACATCGCTCCCTGGCAGATCGCCTGGGGCAGCGCCTTCCATGCCTTCGCTCAGCCGTTTGCCGTGCCTC ACTCAgccatgctgctgctccagactcTGCTCACCACCATCTTCTACACCCCGTTGGCTCCCTTTCTGGGAAGCGCCATTTTTATTTCCTCCTATCCCCGACCCATCAAGTTTTGGGAGCGCAACTACAA CACAAAGCGCATTGACAACTCTAACTGTAGACTTGTGTCCCAGGTGGACAAGGAGACAG GCTGCGACGACAGCAACCTGAACTCTATCTTTTATGAGTACCTGACTCGCTCCCTGCAGCACTCCCTCTGTGGTGACCTCATGCTGGGCAGGTGGGGGAACTACAGCTCAGGAGACTGTTTCATCCTGGCGTCAGACTACCTCAATGCTCTGGTCCACCTCATTGAGATTGGCAATGGGCTGGTGACGTTCCAACTGAGAGGCCTGGAGTTCAGAG GTACCTACTGCCAGCAGCGGGAGGTGGAGGCCATCACAGAGGGCGTGGAGGAAGATGAtgcgtgctgctgctgtgagccaGGGCACTTTCCCCACATGCTCTCCTGCAATGCGGCTTTCAACCTGCGTTGGCTGGCCTGGGAGGTGGTGGCCACCAAGTACCTGCTGGAGGGTTACAGCATCAGTGAGAACAACGCAGCCACCATGCTGCAAGTGTACGATCTCAGGAAGCTGCTCATAACCTACTACCTAAAG TGCATCATCTACTACCTGATCAACTCTCCTCAACTGTCCACCTGGCTTGCGGATGCCACCATCCAGGAAACGCTGCAATCCTACACCAAGTGGCACCACATCGAACGCGACCCTCAGGTCTTCAGCGTGAAGATTGACGAAGACTACGTGCACTGCCTTCAGGGGGTGACGCGAGCTAGCTTCTGCAATGTCTACCTGGAATGGATCCAGTACTGCACTGGGAAGATGGAGACG CCTGTGGACAGTGACGAGGACTCTCCTTTAGTCACGCTGTGTTACGCTCTGTCTGTCCTGGGGAGGAGATCACTCGGCACGGCCTCCCACAACATGTCCAACAG TTTGGAATCATTTCTGTATGGCTTCAACACCCTGTTCAAGGGCGACTTCCGCATTGCCACCAAAGACGAGTGGGTTTTCGctgacctggacctgctgcagaaGGTGGTGGCTCCTGCTGTCAGAATGAGCCTCAAGCTGCACCAG GACCACTTTACCTGTCTGGAGGAGACTGAGGAGGCGTCTATCTTGTACGAGGCCATCACCAACTACCGCAGCAGCCTGGTGATCTGCCACGAGAGCGACCCCGCCTGGCGGAAGGCGGTACTGTCCAGCCGTGACACGCTGCTAACGTTGAGGCACGTGATCGACGACGGCACGGACGAGTATAAGATCATAATGCTCTACAAACGTCACCTCAGCTTCAAGGTCATCAAG ATTAATAAGGAGTGTGTGCGAGGCCTGTGGgcaggccagcagcaggagctggtgtTCCTGCGGAACCGAAACCCGGAACGTGGCAGCATTCAGAACTCAAAGCAAGCGCTGAGGAACATGGTCAACTCATCCTGCGACCAGCCACTGGGTTACCCCAT GTACGTGTCACCTCTGACAACGTCGTATGCGGGAACGCACCGCACACTGCGCAGTATTGGAGGAGGGGCCTTAAGTCTGGATGTCATTCGTTCCTGGCTGTGCTCTAAATGGCTACG gattttgtgtgtgtgtgcgtgcgtgcacagaGTGCGCAAGGACAACCTGACCAGCTGTAACAGTGGCGTGAACATGGAGGACGTGGACTGCGGTGCGGGCGGCTCCTCCTCACTGAGCCACAACCGTCCGTCTTCTGTCATGTCCAACAGCCTGAGCCTCTACCAGCACAGGACACGAGCGTCGCCACACAGACGCAGACACCACAACACAG CCAGGAGAGAGTACCGGAGTCGCTCGGTCCAGCCTCAGAGTCAACGTCCCCCAGTCACCAGCCAGTCAGGACCCATACTGGACTCAGGTGCCTCTCATGGACTCGTCCAGCGTCTGTCAAACAGTCAGCTGTCCTTTAACACGTCCATagcctccatcttctcccaG GTTCCCCGACTCTCAGGAGCCAGTGGGATCAGCTCACAGCTCCAAacggcgcagcagcagcagcagcgctccagCCAG GTGTCCTCGTCTTCATCCACGCTTAGCTTGCTGTTTGGGAAACGTAGCTTCTCCAGTGGCCTGGTGATCTCAGGGCTATCTGCAGCCGAGGGGGGAAACACCACCGATACACAGTCCTCGTCCAGCGTCAACATCGCCGTGGGACCTTCGCACCGGTCCAGCAGCAGGGCCACACAG TGGACGTCAGAGCTGTATGAGAACATCGACGCCACCTATTCCGATGCCGCCGCCACGGTGAAAGAAGCCATGAAAGAATCTGGCGATCGACCCTGCAGTCAGAGTTTAGAGAAAACCCAGGATCAGGACTCTGgatcagcagctgcagagactCCTGAGCACAGGGACACCtcagacacataa